The Bos taurus isolate L1 Dominette 01449 registration number 42190680 breed Hereford chromosome 13, ARS-UCD2.0, whole genome shotgun sequence genome contains a region encoding:
- the ZNF217 gene encoding zinc finger protein 217, translating to MPTQSLLVYMDGPEVIGNSLGTQMELDDAMTIKGAAAVPFRAAQEKSITQMEGCMPLDCMFCSQSFTRSEDLSKHVLLQHRPTLCEPAVLRVEAEYLSPLDKVQVRSEPPKDKSCKENEELSCEVCGQTFRVAFDVEIHMKKHKDSFTYGCHMCGRRFKEPWFLKNHMRTHTGKSGAKSRLQPGLESPATINEVVQEPAAEGVSSPYKICMVCGFLFPNKESLIDHRKMHTKEAASGPRGPQIEAPQEGMLSPGAELLQFLNLRPTSPAEIAKKPAKWIPQLDPFTTYQAWQLATKGKVAVCREVKEQQPGQEGSTDNDESCSDKEEPGEIWSGSKSQPEGSGKPRTSKSGCPGLSQDKEKSRHPHGEVPSVDADPKLASSKDKPTHCAECGKAFRTYHQLVLHSRVHKKERRPDAGSPPTAADGRQPRTCSPELPPALEDSGALDREAGSEDGSEDGLPDGLHLDKNDDGGKMKHLTSSRECSYCGKFFRSNYYLNIHLRTHTGEKPYKCEFCDYAAAQKTSLRYHLERHHRDKQTDAAADAKSDGRPPEAEDALLTADGAQTKNLKRCFDGAKDVKGSPPAKQLKGMAPASQSVLGGAVLAPVHRETQDFSKDAADDGAEKLSKAPGPAYLDALKKRPPADPQASPLVCRTEAATAARHAQLGPREKRAADAGCQEKPLNLSLAPHGGAGAPLGRSVTASSTCPFCTFKTFYPEVLTMHQRLEHKYHPDAHKSCRGRAALRSRRTGCPPALLGKDVPPLPGAFRPKPRPAAPAQPKPAPAERPAPGAPGPSRAPPPPPPAGADSTLAPSNLKALRPLPPPGLGVSGPGPARTPPEAPPCKAGPEKVRRPEPQPPADAARSDGPWVPTRDYACGRGGAEPGEPLPKRPRVPPEPPCAPCRRPPELPQYRVVRGLASLLPPECACAPPAPPARPRPAPGPAFAALLPCAPAAALEGKRPVSYQHLSSSMLQKRNYENFIGNAHYRPNDKKT from the exons ATGCCAACCCAATCCCTCTTGGTGTATATGGATGGACCGGAAGTGATCGGCAATTCCCTGGGCACCCAAATGGAGCTTGATGACGCCATGACGATCAAAGGGGCCGCCGCGGTCCCCTTCCGAGCGGCGCAGGAGAAGAGCATCACCCAGATGGAGGGGTGCATGCCCCTGGACTGCATGTTCTGCAGTCAGAGCTTCACGCGCTCCGAGGACCTCAGCAAGCACGTCCTCCTGCAGCACCGGCCCACCCTCTGTGAGCCTGCCGTCCTGCGCGTCGAGGCGGAGTATCTCAGCCCTCTGGATAAAGTCCAGGTGCGCAGCGAGCCTCCCAAGGACAAGAGCTGCAAGGAGAACGAAGAGCTGAGCTGTGAAGTGTGCGGGCAGACGTTCCGCGTGGCTTTCGACGTCGAGATCCACATGAAGAAACACAAGGACTCGTTCACGTACGGGTGTCACATGTGCGGCCGGCGGTTCAAGGAGCCCTGGTTTCTGAAGAATCACATGCGGACGCACACGGGCAAGTCGGGGGCGAAGAGCAGGCTGCAGCCCGGCCTGGAGAGCCCGGCGACCATCAACGAGGTGGTGCAGGAGCCCGCGGCCGAGGGCGTCTCCTCACCGTATAAGATATGCATGGTCTGCGGCTTTCTGTTTCCAAATAAAGAAAGTCTCATCGATCACCGGAAGATGCACACCAAAGAAGCTGCTTCCGGGCCCCGTGGCCCGCAGATCGAAGCCCCACAGGAAGGCATGCTGTCGCCGGGGGCGGAGCTGCTGCAGTTCCTGAATCTGAGACCCACGTCCCCCGCCGAGATCGCCAAGAAGCCGGCCAAGTGGATACCTCAGCTGGACCCGTTCACCACCTACCAGGCCTGGCAGCTGGCCACCAAGGGCAAGGTGGCTGTGTGCCGAGAGGTGAAGGAGCAGCAGCCGGGCCAGGAGGGCAGCACCGACAATGATGAGTCATGCTCCGACAAGGAGGAGCCGGGGGAGATCTGGAGCGGCAGCAAGAGCCAGCCCGAAGGTTCTGGAAAGCCCAGGACAAGTAAAAGCGGTTGCCCCGGCCTCTCCCAAGACAAGGAGAAGTCCAGACACCCCCATGGCGAAGTGCCTTCTGTGGACGCGGACCCCAAGTTGGCCAGTAGTAAGGACAAGCCGACGCACTGCGCCGAGTGTGGCAAAGCCTTCCGGACCTACCACCAGCTGGTGCTGCACTCGCGCGTGCACAAGAAGGAGCGCAGGCCCGACGCCGGCTCGCCCCCCACCGCCGCGGACGGCAGGCAGCCCAGGACGTGCTCCCCGGAGCTGCCGCCCGCCCTGGAGGACAGCGGGGCCCTGGACCGGGAGGCTGGCTCCGAAGACGGTTCCGAGGACGGGCTCCCGGACGGGCTGCACCTGG atAAAAATGATGATGGAGGGAAAATGAAGCATCTTACATCCTCAAGAGAATGTAGTTATTGTGGAAAGTTTTTCCGTTCAAATTATTACCTCAATATTCATCTCAGAACGCATACAG GTGAAAAGCCATACAAATGTGAATTCTGTGATTATGCTGCAGCGCAGAAGACCTCCTTGCGGTATCACCTGGAGAGACACCACAGGGACAAGCAGACGGACGCTGCCGCAGACGCCAAGAGCGACGGGAGGCCCCCGGAGGCCGAAGATGCACTGCTAACCGCCGACGGTGCGCAAAccaaaaatttgaaaagatgtttCGACGGTGCCAAAGATGTTAAAGGCAGCCCACCCGCAAAGCAACTGAAGGGAATGGCCCCCGCCTCTCAGAGCGTCCTGGGCGGCGCCGTGCTCGCGCCAGTGCACAGGGAAACTCAGGATTTCAGCAAGGATGCAGCGGACGACGGTGCCGAGAAGCTGAGCAAGGCCCCCGGCCCCGCTTACTTGGACGCCTTGAAGAAGAGGCCGCCCGCGGACCCTCAGGCCAGCCCCCTGGTGTGCAGGACAGAGGCGGCCACGGCAGCCCGCCACGCGCAGCTCGGGCCCCGGGAGAAGCGGGCGGCGGACGCAGGCTGCCAGGAGAAGCCCCTGAACCTGTCCCTCGCCCCGCACGGGGGCGCGGGGGCGCCTCTGGGCAGGAGCGTGACCGCCAGCAGCACCTGCCCGTTCTGCACCTTCAAGACCTTCTACCCGGAGGTGCTGACCATGCACCAGCGGCTGGAGCACAAGTACCACCCTGACGCGCACAAGAGCTGCCGGGGCAGGGCTGCGCTGCGCAGCCGGCGGACGGGCTGCCCGCCGGCCCTGCTGGGCAAGGACGTGCCCCCGCTGCCCGGCGCCTTCAGGCCCAAACCGCGGCCGGCCGCCCCGGCGCAGCCCAAGCCCGCGCCGGCCGAGCGGCCCGCGCCCGGCGCCCCGGGGCCCAGCAgagccccgccgcccccgccgcccgcgGGCGCCGACAGCACTTTAGCCCCCAGCAACCTCAAGGCGCTGCGCCCGCTGCCACCGCCCGGCCTCGGGGTTTCGGGGCCCGGGCCCGCCCGCACGCCGCCCGAAGCACCGCCCTGCAAGGCGGGCCCGGAGAAGGTGCGGCGGCCTGAGCCGCAGCCCCCCGCCGATGCCGCCAGGAGCGACGGCCCCTGGGTGCCCACCAGGGACTACGCGTGCGGCCGCGGCGGCGCTGAGCCGGGGGAGCCGCTGCCCAAGCGGCCGCGGGTCCCGCCTGAGCCGCCCTGTGCGCCGTGCCGCCGGCCGCCCGAGCTGCCGCAGTACCGCGTGGTGCGCGGGCTGGCGTCCCTGCTGCCGCCTGAGTGCGCCTGCGCGCCGCCCGCGCCCCCCGCGCGCCCGCGCCCCGCGCCCGGGCCCGCCTTCGCCGCGCTGCTACCCTGCGCGCCCGCCGCTGCGCTGGAAG GAAAAAGGCCTGTATCCTATCAACACTTATCTAGCAGCATGCTGCAAAAGAGGAACTATGAGAATTTTATTGGGAACGCACATTATCGACCAAATGACAAAAAAACTTGA